The following are encoded together in the Thiobacillus sp. SCUT-2 genome:
- a CDS encoding sensor histidine kinase, translating to MKRKNHNNRQVELPNFCHMGVSLRIVLTVEAALMAGVVARVADAQAFWRAFIALSALAQPALLLTLLALCAGGRWLRSQPYRRGVALTLALGVAVPTLFRLWMGPQLAGPDDDPVVAVALFALAVGAGLLGYFNLRARALSPAITEARLQALQARIRPHFLFNSLNAVLSLVRSDPRRAEHALENMADLFRALMSQANQLVPLEDEVALTRAYLELEQLRLGERLQVAWHVRKMPGDALVPPLVIQPLVENAVYHGIEPQPAGGEISLNLYRSGDKVHIVVRNPIAAATGHHKGNRIALANIRERLLLHFDLDAQLKLEPLGAVYQVHIVLPYTRERTQPAPARPHRR from the coding sequence ATGAAAAGGAAGAATCATAACAACCGGCAGGTCGAATTGCCGAACTTCTGCCACATGGGGGTCAGCCTGCGCATCGTGTTGACCGTCGAGGCTGCGCTGATGGCGGGCGTGGTTGCGCGCGTGGCGGATGCACAGGCGTTCTGGCGGGCGTTCATCGCACTGTCGGCGCTGGCGCAGCCGGCGCTGCTGTTGACGCTGCTCGCGCTCTGCGCGGGCGGGCGCTGGCTGCGCAGCCAGCCCTACCGGCGTGGCGTGGCGCTGACGCTGGCACTGGGCGTGGCAGTGCCGACGCTGTTCCGGCTCTGGATGGGGCCGCAGCTGGCGGGGCCGGATGACGATCCGGTCGTCGCGGTGGCCCTGTTCGCGCTGGCGGTCGGCGCGGGACTCCTGGGCTATTTCAACCTGCGCGCCCGCGCGCTGTCTCCCGCCATCACCGAGGCGCGGCTGCAGGCCCTGCAGGCGCGCATCCGCCCGCATTTCCTGTTCAACAGCCTCAATGCCGTGCTGTCGCTCGTGCGCAGCGATCCGCGCCGCGCCGAGCACGCGCTCGAGAATATGGCCGACCTGTTCCGCGCGCTGATGAGCCAGGCCAACCAGCTGGTTCCGCTGGAGGACGAGGTTGCGCTGACCCGCGCCTATCTGGAGCTCGAGCAATTGCGCCTGGGCGAGCGTCTGCAGGTCGCCTGGCACGTCCGGAAGATGCCGGGCGACGCGCTGGTTCCGCCGCTGGTGATCCAGCCGCTGGTGGAGAACGCCGTATACCATGGCATCGAGCCGCAGCCCGCAGGCGGCGAGATCAGCCTGAATCTCTATCGCAGCGGCGACAAGGTGCACATCGTCGTGCGCAACCCGATCGCCGCCGCCACCGGCCACCACAAGGGCAACCGGATCGCGTTGGCCAACATCCGCGAGCGCCTGCTGCTGCACTTCGACCTCGATGCCCAGCTCAAGTTGGAACCGCTGGGGGCCGTTTATCAGGTGCACATCGTCCTGCCCTATACCCGTGAACGCACCCAGCCCGCCCCTGCGCGTCCTCATCGTCGATGA
- a CDS encoding LytR/AlgR family response regulator transcription factor: protein MNAPSPPLRVLIVDDEAPARHRLRDVLADCAGALPVDVVGEADNGIDALTQVQRQPVDAVLLDIRMPGMDGLECAAHLNRLATPPAIIFSTAYDAYACQAFDLNAVDYLLKPVRAERLMQALSRAHRLNATTLEHLREAHPKARTHLSVNEKGRIVLIPIGDILYLKAELKYVTVRTAAREFLIEESLTRLEDEFGGTFLRIHRNCLVARARIREVGKQPGDDEGHFLRLDGLDERLMVSRRQYSALREALKAF from the coding sequence GTGAACGCACCCAGCCCGCCCCTGCGCGTCCTCATCGTCGATGACGAGGCGCCCGCGCGCCACCGCCTGCGCGACGTGCTGGCGGACTGCGCCGGCGCGCTGCCGGTCGACGTGGTCGGCGAAGCGGACAACGGGATCGACGCCTTGACCCAGGTGCAGCGGCAGCCGGTCGACGCCGTCCTGCTCGATATCAGGATGCCCGGCATGGACGGCCTCGAGTGCGCGGCCCATCTCAACCGCCTGGCAACGCCGCCCGCGATCATATTCAGCACGGCCTACGACGCCTACGCCTGTCAGGCCTTCGACCTCAACGCCGTCGATTACCTGCTGAAGCCGGTCCGCGCCGAGCGCCTGATGCAGGCCCTGTCGCGTGCGCACCGGCTTAACGCGACGACGCTGGAGCATTTGCGCGAGGCCCACCCGAAGGCGCGCACCCACCTCTCGGTCAACGAGAAAGGCCGCATCGTGCTGATTCCGATCGGGGACATCCTGTACCTGAAGGCGGAACTGAAATATGTCACCGTGCGGACGGCTGCGCGCGAGTTCCTCATCGAGGAGTCGCTTACCCGGCTGGAAGACGAGTTCGGGGGCACTTTCCTGCGCATCCACCGCAATTGCCTGGTTGCCCGGGCGCGGATCCGCGAGGTCGGCAAGCAGCCCGGCGACGACGAGGGGCATTTCCTGCGGCTGGACGGCCTCGACGAGCGGCTGATGGTGAGCCGGCGCCAGTATTCGGCGCTGCGCGAGGCGCTCAAGGCGTTCTGA
- a CDS encoding NUDIX hydrolase, whose translation MAPTSTLTETPLASETVFKGRLMHVKRDRVRLPDGRESTREYIVHPGAVVVIPVFDNGDLLLERQHRYPLHRDFIELPAGKIDPGEDDLTCARRELEEETGYTATEWRAVTTIYPCIGYSDERLAFYLARGLADGTHARDHDEFLEIFRLPFAEAMQWVRDGRICETKTVIGLFWLEKMLEQGW comes from the coding sequence ATGGCGCCAACAAGCACGCTCACCGAAACCCCGCTCGCATCCGAAACCGTCTTCAAGGGCCGGCTCATGCACGTCAAGCGCGATCGCGTGCGGCTGCCCGACGGCCGCGAGTCGACGCGCGAATACATCGTTCATCCCGGCGCCGTTGTCGTCATTCCGGTGTTCGACAACGGCGACCTGCTGCTGGAGCGGCAGCACCGCTACCCGCTGCACCGTGACTTCATCGAGCTGCCCGCCGGCAAGATCGACCCGGGCGAGGACGACCTCACCTGCGCCAGGCGCGAGCTCGAGGAGGAAACGGGCTACACCGCGACCGAGTGGCGCGCGGTCACGACGATCTATCCCTGCATTGGCTATTCGGACGAACGCCTGGCGTTCTACCTGGCGCGCGGCCTGGCGGACGGCACGCACGCGCGCGACCACGACGAATTCCTGGAAATCTTCCGCCTGCCGTTCGCCGAGGCGATGCAGTGGGTGCGGGACGGCCGCATCTGCGAGACCAAGACCGTGATCGGCCTGTTCTGGCTTGAGAAGATGCTCGAACAAGGCTGGTAA
- the metH gene encoding methionine synthase has product MANRTDPLRSLLAQRILVLDGAMGTMIQSYKLTEADYRGDRFADFPHDLKGNNDLLCLTQPQVIKEIHAKYLAAGADILETNSFNATSISMADYRMEHLVPELNFAAARLAREAADEATAANPAKPRFVAGVLGPTSRTATISPDVNDPGYRNVTFDQLREAYLEAIDGLVKGGADILMVETIFDTLNAKAALFAIEEYFEANKLRLPVMISGTITDASGRTLSGQTTEAFWNSVRHARPLSIGLNCALGPDLLRQYVEELATKADAFVSAHPNAGLPNAFGEYDMDGAEMATHIGEWARSGLLNIVGGCCGTTPAHIAAIAQAVEGVAPRTPQVLEPAMRLSGLEPFNVGKDSLFVNVGERTNVTGSKAFARMILEGRYDDALSVARQQVENGAQVIDINMDEGMLDAEAAMVRFLHLIASEPDIARVPIMLDSSKWNVIEAGLKCIQGKGIVNSISMKEGEAEFIERAKLCLRYGAAVIVMAFDETGQADTYARKTEICARAYKLLTETVGFPPEDIIFDPNIFAVATGIEEHANYAVDFIEATRWIRQNLPHAHVSGGVSNVSFSFRGNDAVREAIHTAFLYHAIQAGMDMGIVNAGQLGVYEALDPELKARVEDVLLNRRADATERLVSFAEGVKGGAKEKVEDLAWRSLPVNERLSHALVQGITQYIVEDTEEARLAAERPLHVIEGPLMAGMNVVGDLFGAGKMFLPQVVKSARVMKQAVAHLIPFIEADKRAGDAQSAGKIVMATVKGDVHDIGKNIVGVVLGCNGYDIVDLGVMVPAQKILDAAKEHQADIIGLSGLITPSLEEMAHVAREMQRQGYTIPLLIGGATTSLAHTAVKIAPNYESPVVYVKDASRAVGVCTHLLSKDLRDAYAADIKAEYAKTRERHLKHKSDTARVSLAEARANKFPIDWTAYAPPVPKQPGVHVLRAYDLSRIAATIDWTPFFASWELHGKFPKILDDEVVGTEAKKLYADAQAMLKQMIAENWVEARAVFGLFPANCVGDDDIEIYADESRAAVRETWHNLRQQMKKPEGRANLCLADFVAPRSSGQKDYVGAFVVTAGIGEDERAKAFEAAHDDYSAILFKALCDRLAEAFAEHLHLRVRKEFWGYASEEALTNDELIAEQYQGIRPAPGYPACPEHSEKAALFGLLDATNAIGVQLTENFAMWPGAAVSGFYLSHRDSQYFAVAKIERDQVEDYARRKGWSMAEAERWLAPNLAYQPG; this is encoded by the coding sequence ATGGCCAACCGCACCGACCCGCTCCGCTCCCTGCTCGCCCAGCGCATCCTCGTCCTCGACGGCGCGATGGGCACGATGATCCAGTCCTACAAGCTGACCGAGGCCGATTACCGCGGCGACCGCTTCGCCGACTTCCCGCACGACCTCAAGGGCAACAACGACCTGCTGTGCCTGACGCAGCCGCAGGTCATCAAGGAGATCCACGCCAAGTACCTCGCCGCCGGCGCCGACATCCTCGAGACCAACAGCTTCAACGCGACCTCGATCTCGATGGCGGACTACCGCATGGAGCATCTGGTGCCGGAGCTGAACTTCGCCGCCGCCAGGCTCGCGCGCGAGGCGGCCGACGAAGCGACCGCGGCCAACCCGGCGAAGCCCCGCTTCGTCGCCGGCGTGCTTGGCCCCACCTCACGCACCGCCACCATTTCCCCCGACGTCAACGACCCCGGCTACCGCAACGTCACCTTCGATCAGTTGCGCGAGGCCTACCTGGAAGCGATCGACGGGCTGGTCAAGGGCGGCGCCGACATCCTGATGGTCGAGACGATCTTCGACACGCTCAACGCCAAGGCCGCGCTGTTCGCGATCGAGGAATACTTCGAAGCCAACAAGCTGCGCCTGCCGGTGATGATCTCCGGCACGATCACCGATGCCTCGGGCCGCACGCTTTCCGGGCAGACCACCGAGGCGTTCTGGAACTCGGTGCGCCACGCCCGGCCCTTATCCATCGGTCTCAACTGCGCGCTCGGGCCGGATCTGCTGCGCCAGTACGTCGAGGAGCTCGCCACCAAGGCCGACGCCTTCGTCTCGGCCCACCCCAACGCCGGCCTGCCCAACGCCTTCGGCGAGTACGACATGGACGGCGCCGAGATGGCGACGCACATCGGCGAATGGGCGCGCTCGGGCCTGCTCAACATCGTCGGCGGCTGCTGCGGCACCACGCCCGCGCACATCGCCGCCATCGCCCAGGCGGTCGAGGGTGTCGCGCCGCGCACGCCGCAGGTGCTGGAGCCGGCGATGCGCCTGTCGGGGCTGGAACCCTTCAACGTCGGCAAGGACAGCCTCTTCGTCAACGTCGGCGAGCGGACCAACGTCACCGGGTCGAAAGCCTTCGCCCGCATGATCCTCGAGGGCCGCTACGACGACGCGCTGTCGGTGGCCCGGCAGCAGGTGGAGAACGGCGCCCAGGTCATCGACATCAACATGGACGAGGGCATGCTCGACGCCGAGGCGGCGATGGTGCGCTTCCTCCACCTGATCGCCTCGGAGCCCGACATCGCGCGGGTGCCGATCATGCTCGACTCGTCGAAGTGGAACGTGATCGAGGCCGGACTCAAGTGCATCCAGGGCAAGGGTATCGTCAACTCGATCTCGATGAAGGAAGGCGAGGCCGAGTTCATCGAGCGGGCGAAGCTGTGCCTGCGCTATGGCGCGGCGGTCATCGTGATGGCCTTCGACGAAACCGGCCAGGCCGACACCTATGCGCGCAAGACCGAAATCTGCGCGCGCGCCTACAAGCTGCTGACGGAAACCGTCGGCTTCCCGCCCGAGGACATCATCTTCGACCCCAACATCTTCGCGGTCGCCACCGGCATCGAGGAGCATGCCAACTACGCGGTCGATTTCATCGAGGCCACGCGCTGGATCCGCCAGAACCTGCCGCACGCCCATGTCTCCGGCGGCGTGTCGAACGTGAGCTTCTCGTTCCGCGGCAACGACGCGGTGCGCGAGGCGATCCACACGGCCTTCCTCTACCACGCGATCCAGGCCGGCATGGACATGGGCATCGTCAATGCCGGCCAGCTCGGCGTCTACGAGGCGCTCGATCCCGAACTCAAGGCGCGCGTCGAGGACGTGCTGCTGAACCGGCGCGCCGACGCGACCGAGCGGCTGGTGAGCTTCGCCGAGGGCGTGAAGGGCGGCGCCAAGGAGAAGGTCGAGGACCTCGCCTGGCGCAGCCTGCCGGTGAACGAGCGGCTGTCGCATGCGCTGGTGCAGGGCATCACGCAGTACATCGTCGAGGACACCGAGGAGGCCCGCCTCGCGGCCGAGCGCCCGCTGCACGTGATCGAAGGCCCGCTGATGGCCGGCATGAACGTCGTGGGCGACCTCTTCGGTGCCGGCAAGATGTTCCTGCCGCAGGTGGTGAAGTCCGCCCGCGTGATGAAGCAGGCGGTGGCCCACCTCATTCCCTTCATCGAGGCCGACAAGCGTGCGGGAGACGCCCAGAGCGCCGGCAAGATCGTGATGGCAACGGTCAAGGGCGACGTCCACGACATCGGCAAGAACATCGTCGGCGTCGTGCTCGGCTGCAACGGCTACGACATCGTGGATCTTGGCGTGATGGTGCCGGCGCAGAAGATCCTCGACGCCGCGAAGGAGCACCAAGCCGACATCATCGGCCTGTCTGGCCTGATCACGCCCTCGCTGGAGGAAATGGCACACGTGGCGCGCGAGATGCAGCGCCAGGGCTACACGATTCCACTGCTGATCGGCGGCGCGACGACCTCGCTGGCGCACACCGCGGTCAAGATCGCGCCGAATTACGAGTCGCCGGTCGTCTACGTGAAGGACGCCTCGCGCGCGGTCGGCGTCTGTACCCACTTGCTGTCGAAGGACCTGCGCGACGCCTACGCCGCCGACATCAAGGCTGAATACGCCAAGACGCGCGAGCGGCATCTGAAGCACAAGTCCGATACCGCGCGCGTATCGCTGGCGGAGGCGCGCGCCAACAAATTCCCGATCGACTGGACAGCCTACGCGCCGCCCGTGCCGAAGCAGCCCGGCGTCCACGTGCTGCGCGCCTACGATCTCTCCCGCATCGCGGCGACGATCGACTGGACGCCCTTCTTCGCGTCATGGGAACTGCACGGCAAGTTTCCGAAGATCCTCGACGACGAGGTGGTCGGCACCGAGGCGAAGAAGCTCTATGCCGACGCCCAGGCGATGCTGAAGCAGATGATCGCGGAGAACTGGGTCGAGGCGCGCGCCGTATTCGGGCTTTTCCCCGCCAATTGCGTGGGCGACGACGACATCGAGATCTATGCGGACGAGTCGCGCGCAGCGGTGCGCGAGACCTGGCACAACCTGCGCCAGCAGATGAAGAAGCCCGAGGGACGCGCGAACCTGTGCCTCGCCGATTTCGTCGCCCCCCGGTCGAGCGGGCAGAAGGATTATGTCGGCGCTTTCGTCGTCACCGCCGGCATCGGCGAGGACGAGCGCGCAAAGGCGTTCGAGGCGGCCCACGACGACTACTCGGCGATCCTGTTCAAGGCGCTGTGCGACCGCCTGGCGGAAGCCTTCGCGGAGCACCTCCATTTGCGCGTGCGCAAGGAATTCTGGGGCTACGCAAGCGAGGAAGCGCTCACAAATGACGAGCTGATCGCAGAACAGTATCAAGGCATCCGCCCGGCGCCGGGCTATCCGGCCTGCCCGGAGCACAGCGAAAAGGCGGCCCTGTTCGGCCTCCTCGACGCGACGAACGCAATCGGCGTCCAGCTCACCGAGAACTTTGCGATGTGGCCGGGCGCCGCGGTGTCGGGCTTCTACCTGTCGCACCGCGACAGCCAGTACTTCGCCGTCGCCAAGATCGAGCGCGACCAGGTCGAGGACTATGCCCGCCGCAAGGGCTGGTCGATGGCTGAAGCGGAGCGCTGGCTGGCGCCGAACCTGGCCTACCAGCCCGGCTGA